A genomic stretch from Setaria viridis chromosome 1, Setaria_viridis_v4.0, whole genome shotgun sequence includes:
- the LOC117845602 gene encoding SUPPRESSOR OF GAMMA RESPONSE 1, producing MASKIKNASGPTQHTTYTWNSNPTKECPKCNHIIDNSDIVDECPGLPKGVKFDPSDQELLWHLLAKIGKVGVKPHPFIDEFIPTIDSNEGLCYIHPQKLPGVKQDGSVSHFFHRTFKAYSTGTKKRRKINTDELVEVRWNKTGKTKPVVIGGTHLGCKKIMVMYASNIKGGKQEKTNWVMHQYHVGTGEDEKDGEFVVSKLFYQQQPKAVEKNSEGMGELLEPVYAAVDLAACPPLMDWSALPFEEGNSNQETVQKSEHNSDQTNSHCEVKDKEDTNHPASEKVEDQDSHPSEDPKWWEGESQFLMNSQQLAECMSICDEFLQSQNSSGSGDEPGKSRPCLAEYAQLPADDLKKDIEECQKLADSDNTNMEPECTPEFRLSQLDCFATTWFEGKI from the exons ATGGcttcaaaaattaaaaatgcTTCTGGACCTACACAGCATACCACATATACATGGAACAGCAACCCAACTAAGGAGTGCCCAAAATGCAACCACATTATCGATAACAGTGAT ATAGTTGATGAATGTCCTGGTTTGCCTAAAGGCGTGAAATTTGATCCATCAGACCAGGAATTACTGTGGCATTTGCTAGCGAAAATTGGGAAAGTGGGTGTCAAGCCTCATCCATTTATTGATGAATTTATTCCCACCATTGATTCAAATGAGGGCTTATGTTATATCCATCCGCAGAAGCTCCCAG GAGTTAAGCAGGATGGAAGTGTATCACACTTCTTCCACAGAACATTTAAGGCCTACAGCACTGGGACTAAGAAGCGTCGGAAGATAAATACCGATGAGCTTGTTGAGGTTCGATGGAATAAGACGGGCAAGACAAAACCAGTAGTGATTGGTGGAACACACCTTGGTTGCAAGAAAATAATGGTTATGTATGCGAGTAACATAAAGGGTGGAAAGCAAGAAAAGACTAATTGGGTGATGCACCAATACCATGTTGGCACTGGGGAAGATGAGAAGGATGGTGAATTTGTCGTCTCAAAATTATTCTATCAGCAGCAGCCTAAGGCCGTGGAGAAGAATTCGGAGGGCATGGGTGAGCTTTTGGAACCAGTATATGCTGCAGTAGATTTGGCTGCTTGTCCTCCATTGATGGACTGGTCTGCTTTGCCCTTTGAAGAGGGCAATAGTAATCAAGAAACTGTTCAGAAGTCTGAACATAATTCTGATCAG ACAAATAGTCATTGTGAAGTAAAGGACAAAGAAGACACTAACCATCCTGCATCTGAAAAGGTTGAGGATCAAGATAGCCACCCTTCAGAGGATCCAAAATGGTGGGAGGGCGAATCCCAGTTTTTAATGAACTCTCAGCAACTTGCAGAATGCATGTCAATTTGTGATGAGTTCCTTCAGAGTCAGAATTCATCTGGCAGTGGAGACGAGCCTGGTAAGAGCAGGCCATGCCTTGCTGAATATGCCCAGTTGCCTGCAGACGACTTGAAAAAGGATATCGAAGAATGCCAGAAGCTGGCCGACTCAGATAACACAAACATGGAGCCTGAATGCACTCCCGAGTTTCGACTTAGCCAACTG GATTGCTTTGCGACAACGTGGTTCGAAGGGAAAATCTAA
- the LOC117861715 gene encoding basic blue protein — MARGRGSAIGGGLAAALLIIALLVATSSAPIAEAAASHMVGDYGGWKFNVDRWAKGRTFRAGDQLVFRYNRAVHDVAVVDAAAYRSCVVPRGAKVLRSGRDKVRLGRGTHYFVCTVRGHCQAGMKIAVRAV; from the exons ATGGCTCGGGGAAGAGGCAGTGCgatcggcggcggcctcgccgcggcGCTCCTGATCATCGCCCTCCTCGTGGCGACGTCGAGCGCCCCGatcgccgaggcggcggcgtcgcacATGGTCGGCGACTACGGCGGCTGGAAGTTCAACGTCGACCGGTGGGCCAAGGGGAGGACCTTCCGCGCCGGCGACCAGCTCG TGTTCAGGTACAACCGGGCGGTGCACGacgtggcggtggtggacgcgGCGGCGTACCGGAGCTGCGTGGTGCCCAGGGGCGCCAAGGTGCTGCGGAGCGGGCGCGACAAGGTAAGGCTCGGCAGGGGCACGCACTACTTCGTCTGCACCGTGCGGGGGCACTGCCAGGCCGGCATGAAGATCGCCGTCAGGGCAGTGTAG
- the LOC117842116 gene encoding protein CURVATURE THYLAKOID 1A, chloroplastic has product MAATALLGGARLAAVGAAVPPSVLLPRRSMSSPLRFQDAPRLSLLRVKASSDDTSAASGDELIADLKAKWDAVENKSTVVTYAGGAVVALWLTSVIVGAVNSVPLLPKIMELVGLGYTGWFIYRYLLFKESRKELADDIESLKKRIAGTE; this is encoded by the exons ATGGCCGCCACGGCGCTTCTCGGCGGggcgcgcctcgccgccgtcggcgccgccgtgccgccctccgtcctcctcccgcggcgTAGCATGTCGTCGCCTCTCCGGTTCCAAG ATGCGCCGAGGCTGTCGCTGCTCCGGGTGAAGGCTTCCTCCGACGACACCTCGGCCGCCAGCGGCGACGAGCtcatcgccgacttgaaagCCAAG TGGGACGCCGTTGAGAACAAGAGCACCGTCGTCACgtacgccggcggcgccgtcgtcgctcTTTGGCTCACGTCCGTCATCGTCGGCGCCGTCAACTCCGTGCCTCTG CTTCCCAAGATCATGGAGCTTGTCGGACTCGGTTACACCGGATGGTTCATCTACCGCTACCTTCTCTTCAAG GAAAGCAGGAAAGAGTTGGCTGACGACATCGAGTCACTCAAGAAAAGGATTGCTGGGACAGAGTAG